One stretch of Cygnus olor isolate bCygOlo1 chromosome 1, bCygOlo1.pri.v2, whole genome shotgun sequence DNA includes these proteins:
- the DHRS12 gene encoding dehydrogenase/reductase SDR family member 12 isoform X3, giving the protein MVNNRELTEDGLEKNFATNTLGTYVLTTALLPLLEKEADARVITVSSGGMLVQKLDVSDLQSGSGTFDGTMVYAQNKRQQVVLTEQWAKTHRNIHFSVMHPGWADTPAVRSSMPDFYQKMKNSLRTEAQGADTVVWLAVSSEATKLPSGLFFQDRQPVPTHLPLASTHSPPGDEEKLMELLEEFSQKFKSPSSGT; this is encoded by the exons ATGGTGAACAACAGAGAATTAACTGAAGATGGACTTGAGAAAAACTTTGCAACAAACACCTTGG GTACGTACGTTCTGAcaacagccctgctgcccctcctgGAAAAAGAAGCTGATGCCAGAGTG ATAACTGTCTCTTCTGGGGGCATGCTAGTTCAAAAACTGGACGTATCTGATTTGCAGTCAGGAAGTGGGACGTTTGATGGGACGATGGTGTACGCCCAGAACAAG AGACAGCAAGTTGTCCTGACAGAACAATGGGCAAAAACTCACAGAAACATCCATTTCTCTGTTATGCACCCCGGCTGGGCAGACACTCCAG CTGTGAGGTCCTCGATGCCAGATTTCTATCAGAAGATGAAGAACAGCTTGCGCACAGAGGCCCAGGGAGCTGACACCGTTGTGTGGCTGGCAGTATCATCTGAGGCAACAAAGCTACCGAGCGGCTTGTTCTTCCAAG acAGGCAACCAGTCCCTACACACTTACCGTTAGCAAGCACCCACAGTCCACCAGGAGACGAGGAGAAGCTAatggagctgctggaagaaTTCTCCCAGAAGTTTAAATCCCCTTCTTCAGGAACTTAG